Proteins encoded within one genomic window of Phormidium ambiguum IAM M-71:
- the pyk gene encoding pyruvate kinase, whose translation MPSEKYLRRTKIVATIGPATRTPEVLRALIEAGATTLRLNFSHGTHEEHQRNIRLIRQTSFELNQPVGILQDLQGPKIRLGQFENGSVVVKKGDRFTLTNRQVLGNEEISSVTYDRLAEEVPEGATILLDDGKVEMVVEKVDRTTQELHCCVVVGGVLSNSKGVNFPGVYLSIKALTDKDRKDLMFGLDQGVDWVALSFVRNPQDVLEIKELIFSAGKQVPVIAKIEKHEAIEQMEAILPLCDGVMIARGDLGVELPAEDVPVLQKRLIVLANRLGIPIITATQMLDSMVGSPRPTRAEISDVANAILDGTDAVMLSNETAVGKYPIEAVATMARIAVRIEQEKARQTTVATIETTSPSIPNAISQAVGHIAEQLDATAIMSLTKSGATARNVSKFRPKTPILAVTPHVDVARQLQLVWGVKPLLVLDLPSTSQTFQAAINVARENILVTEGDLVVMTAGTLQGVSGSTDLIKVEVVTAVLGKGTALGSGSVSGKARVAANSGDVSNFNPGEILVASRTSAEYVDAIRKAAGIITEDESLTSHAAVIGLRLGIPVIVGVKNATQCIRDGAILTLDMQRGLIYSGAIGATQTETVVTV comes from the coding sequence ATGCCCTCTGAAAAATACTTGCGAAGAACAAAAATTGTAGCCACGATCGGCCCTGCTACCCGGACTCCTGAAGTTTTGCGTGCTTTAATTGAAGCGGGAGCCACCACCTTACGTTTAAACTTTTCTCATGGTACCCACGAAGAACACCAACGGAATATTCGCCTGATTCGGCAAACTTCCTTTGAGCTTAATCAGCCAGTGGGGATACTGCAAGACTTACAAGGCCCGAAAATTAGATTAGGGCAATTTGAAAATGGGTCTGTGGTGGTGAAAAAAGGCGATCGCTTTACCTTAACCAATCGTCAAGTTTTAGGCAACGAAGAAATTAGTTCCGTCACTTACGATCGACTAGCCGAAGAAGTCCCCGAAGGCGCTACCATCCTTCTAGACGATGGCAAAGTAGAAATGGTCGTGGAAAAAGTCGATCGCACCACCCAAGAACTACATTGCTGCGTCGTCGTTGGCGGAGTCCTTTCCAACAGCAAAGGTGTAAACTTCCCCGGAGTCTACCTTTCCATCAAAGCCCTCACCGACAAAGACCGCAAAGACTTAATGTTCGGCTTAGACCAAGGAGTAGACTGGGTAGCATTAAGCTTCGTGCGAAACCCCCAAGACGTATTAGAAATCAAAGAATTGATTTTCAGTGCTGGCAAACAAGTACCAGTAATTGCCAAAATCGAAAAGCATGAAGCGATCGAACAAATGGAAGCCATCCTCCCCCTCTGCGATGGCGTAATGATAGCCAGAGGCGACTTAGGCGTAGAATTACCCGCCGAAGACGTACCCGTCTTACAAAAACGGTTAATCGTCCTTGCCAACCGTTTAGGCATCCCCATCATCACCGCCACCCAAATGCTAGATAGCATGGTTGGTAGCCCCCGTCCCACCCGCGCCGAAATCTCCGACGTAGCCAATGCTATCCTCGATGGAACCGATGCCGTCATGCTTTCCAACGAAACAGCCGTTGGTAAATATCCGATCGAAGCAGTCGCAACAATGGCACGCATCGCCGTTAGAATCGAACAAGAAAAGGCGCGACAAACCACCGTCGCCACTATTGAAACTACTAGTCCTTCCATTCCCAACGCCATCAGCCAAGCCGTCGGACACATAGCCGAACAACTTGACGCGACGGCAATCATGAGTTTGACTAAATCAGGCGCAACCGCCAGAAACGTCTCCAAATTCCGCCCAAAAACCCCCATTTTGGCAGTTACCCCCCACGTCGATGTTGCCCGACAATTACAATTAGTTTGGGGTGTAAAACCTTTATTGGTTTTAGACTTACCTTCCACCAGTCAAACCTTCCAAGCGGCAATCAACGTCGCTAGAGAAAACATTTTAGTCACCGAAGGTGACTTAGTGGTAATGACTGCGGGAACCCTGCAAGGCGTTTCCGGTTCCACAGATTTAATTAAAGTGGAAGTAGTAACCGCAGTACTAGGCAAAGGAACTGCCTTGGGTTCCGGTTCTGTGAGTGGTAAGGCGAGAGTAGCTGCTAACTCAGGGGATGTTTCTAACTTTAATCCCGGAGAAATTTTAGTTGCCTCCCGTACCAGCGCAGAATACGTTGATGCCATTCGCAAAGCCGCCGGGATCATTACCGAAGATGAAAGTCTCACCAGTCACGCCGCCGTTATTGGTTTGCGTTTGGGTATCCCGGTAATAGTTGGTGTGAAAAACGCCACTCAGTGCATCCGCGACGGCGCAATTTTAACTTTGGATATGCAGCGAGGATTGATTTACTCAGGTGCGATCGGCGCTACTCAAACAGAGACAGTAGTAACAGTTTAA